The window TAAATAATGAAAGGGgtgtagataaaaaaaaaaaaaaaagagccaaTAATGCATGAACAATAAATGTTTGATCTATGTCCCCCATTTTCACTTCCCATCAAGCATGCACACCACATGCTCAATAGTTTATAATCTTATCTCTTTCTATAAGAATATAGTGGCATTCTTTAACTTGTATTTGACCGTTGATTTGGATCTTGCAAAAAGCTTATTTGGTGGTCCTTATATAATCACCTTAATTAGTCTCCTTTTGCATTCTTCTTGATTtatcatttctttttcaattttttttttatgtggaCATGCTTAATTACTTCATGAATTCAATCAAACTCATGAATTGTATTCCAAACTCACAAAAATTACgaaaagaaaaggaaggaaggaagaagaagaaaatatgggcAATATGGTTAAACAATTGGGTCCCCAATTAGAAATTTGTAGTTATAGAGTGATCTTGTTAGGTctgggttttgggttttgggctAATTAACATCCAATTAAACAAAATCCATCATtagtctctccttttttttttcgttaaaaattaaaaaattataaaaatgactcTTTGAGCAATAAGGTAAACAATATGAAATAAATTTCAATTCCATTAACTAAGTTGAATTGGTCTAGTAGTTAGATTACTCGTTCGCTTAAATAagtatcaaaaatttaaatactgTCTTGTAGAGAAAATTGATCCAATTCAAATAAAACTGATCAACCGAGCGAAAAAAACTAATAACTGAACAAAtcgaaaaaactgaaaaaaaaattgtcattTTTTATTCGGTTTAGTTTGGTGTTCGTTTCGACACCAAAAAActtaaaccaaaccaaaccgagtTGGTCAGCAATCAATTGGCCAGGTAAACTCTTAAATGAAATTTCGATCCGCGACAAATTAGTCTTTGAGCTGCCGAATTTGGGGATagtgtgaaaaaaaaaatcacttccATTTTTATTCCATATGTAATGTAAAAGTTGGCAAAATGGATCTACAAGTTATATGGGAGTTGATCTCATTAATTTTGAGATAATACATGATATATGTTTTCCATTTCCCTAGAATAATTTCAACACTTTATTTGTATCAAAGCTGAGAAAAGTATACATAAAGAATTCAAGCTTAAATGTGGTCCTATAAacttctaataataataacaattcgTTTTTCCTTTTGCCTAAAGGCTGTGGACTTTTTTTGAAGAGTATAAAGTAATATATGAATGTAACATGTTTTAATTAACTAAATCTGGAAATTAAACACATGCgacaaaataaagaagaaagtgaaaaaaaaaaatttaaaacacatacacacacaaaacaattagcaagtgaagaaaaagaagaaagaagaactaaGTATGAAGAAAAACAAAGACACACACAAcaagcgaagaagaagaagaatttatgaaaaagaaaaatacacaccaattgaaggagaggagaaaaagcacagagaaagaagagaaagaaaaaagaagaagcagaggaggagataaatttaaaaaaaaaaaaaccctacttTTTTATGGTGATTTTAACTTATTTGGTTAAAAATTTAGTTACTTAATACTACTCTACATAGATTGACATAAGAACAGAGCTATATgactaatatatattattatttttagttagtatttaattaataataatttatatttatatttaaaaaaattttatataaaaaaatatatagtttatatttatttttttagaatttgtatatatgaataatcaatataatttgtatttatattttctaaaatgagtaaagtatcatttttgtctctaacgtttgaggtaagtcctatttgtatccctaacgtttaaattgttctatttgtatccttagcgtttataaaagtgattcaatattattatactatcaattatactaacaaatcagattatatttttcaattattctcacttgggtatattcattctcaattaagtCTCACttagatgtgttcgattttaatattatactcactatttgtgtttagattcaattatgtcctagAAAAGCGAATTATGTATGtgaatgttgtaggaattagtttcaacatttgatgagctattttttggagtagatcatcgattctatcccagacatttgtattctaacttcaagaagagatttttaaaactcaaactaaagcggtgtaattgacggcaggataacattgaatcacttttacaaacgttacggatacaaataggatgatttaaacattagggacacaaataagatttaccccaaacgttggggacaaaaatgatactttactctaaaaatttatatatataataaaataataaaaaatttattaaatataaattaatatttatactggttaaataataataaaaaataattaaaaaatactggGCTAATAAGAATTTCTCTTGACACAATAATAATGGAGGTGTTATTGTCACATGGTATATACTGTTCGTACAACTGTTAATGTCACCTGATCTTGATTCCAGAGATTGGTATGCACATTTGTCATCTGGCACTGTCTTTTATATGCTTCCAAATTCAAAAGAAACAAATAACATATAGAAAATATATTTcaatacttaattaattaataatttgagcAATAATATTATTTGAACATATATAGCAAAGTAAACCACACTATTTAATAACAACTTCCATAAATTAAATGACTCATCATTTACTATGTTCAAATAGTATTGTTGCATGTGATTATTAATTGCTAAACAgttattttttggaaaaaaaaaagttatcaagttcaaattaaattatgtttttttttttgtttgttaaaaAAGAGAAGAATACTTAAtagtttatataaatataaacattaTTAGACATTTCTTGCAGCGCATTGTTCaccatgcataaaaaaaaatggaTAAATGAAATATTGTTTTACACAAAATAATAtacatttatttaaattaaaatataaggtTACAAATACAAATACATATATATCCACCAAGGCAAGCTGAGACCACTAGCTACTATTATAGAAGTTGAAAGTAAAATTCTCTTTGTAATAGCTTTTACAACATAGcatgattataaattataatataaaattaccaGCTAAAACTAATGGACTCAAAGTGTAGATTTTCAGTTAAACCAGTTGAGCATATAGCTGCAACCTCTTGCCTCATTTTCTTGGGTCCTGAAGCAAAAACTCCCACGCTTGACCCTTTTATTTCAAATAGTATTTctgcaagtaaaataaataaataaaaaaagattatattaaaattagtgatttcatttcatttcattcatatatatataggagATGAGACATAATTTTACctagaaattaaattataaattattatcaagtttgtcttcaacaaaaaaaaaaatgaaagacatATAatctatgaaaaataaaaaatattaaaaatgtagGATGTATTGACTTTTCTGATGTCATGCATATAAATTTTGTTTGAATTCTAATATTCTATCTCCgagataaaaatacagaattttgtttaattgtaaaaatatcgataaataaaaatacattctcTTTTTCTAAAGACCAAAAAATctgtaatttaaatatttcttTGAGAACAGAAAATATACgtctttattttttctattctaagAGACAAAATTCAAAAAGTATATAGATTTTAGAAACACTGTCGCTATCTACCGACTTTCTTGTAGTGAAACAAATAAGTTAGCATCTTAATTTTTTTCAGTAAAATATAcatctttattttttctattccAAGAGACAAAGTTCAAAAGGTATATAGATTTTAAAAAAACTGTCGCTATCTACCGACTTTTTTGTAGTGAAACAAATAAGTTAGCACCTTAATTTTTTTCAGTTGACTTACTATAAATTTgtcattttcaaattctaaaagaTAGTGTTAgcctctttattttaatttggtcaataattaggattagaattttaatttaattactcttgTAGAAGTATATAGAAGAGGCTTACTTCTTAGGTCAGGTCTTTCACCATAATGAACATTGGTAGCCTGAGCAATTAACTGGCTTGGAAGGCTTTCCAATTCCACATTATGATTCCCTCCATTATTATTGTAATAAACCACTGAGCTTGGTGACACTGTTGGTGATAACCCTTCCAAATGTTGAACTTGATTATTTCCTTTCTTAGCACTTAATTTCTTGTTCCAAAGAACACCTACACTAGCAACTATGGCTATGGACACACACATTACTAGCATGTTAATTAAAGCCTTCAAAGAGTATGAGAATATTCCATTTGTGTTATGATCTTTAGGGAAAATGTAGTAACGTGTAATGATcccaattaaaataagaaaaatgatgaaAGAACTTGAAATTATAGCTCCAAACCAAAGCCAATTATTTGGGCCTAATATGGCATATATTGGGGCATCATTTGGATTAGGTTTGAACCATTTTGTTTGAAGGTTGATTAAGGTATTTGATTTGAACTCCTTGTCTCTTGTGATGTAGGCTTCAATTTGTAACTCCAAATTGGAAATTTCAAATGGGGTGCCAGAAATTGGGAGGATCAAGTCTAACATTGAGAGAGATGAAGTGTTCTTGAATGCACAAATTAggagtatttttggggttttgtacTTGAATGTGGTGCTAAGATAAATTAAGTCCCTAATGATGGAGATAAAAGGTGTTATGCCACTTCCTCCACTAACCATAACAAGTGAATCATGcctgataaaaatataaaagaaaacaataattattagtgatttaggagaaattaATAAGTTAGCGTTTGgaagagagacagagactgagagacagaaacTGAAATAATTAAAtctcagtattgtgtttggtgtaaaataAGAGACAGAGATCgaaataagaatgaaattctaatttaatttgcacaaagagtaaaattgaaattaattaattgatataagagtattttagatataaaatgttattaaaactTCAGTTTCCGTCCTAAAAAATTTTAGTCCTCTGTGTCTCCATTTTTTAgaagtactgaaatactaaaattttgagaacagagactaaaattttagtatCAATATTTGGACCAACAAATATGATATTGAGTCACAATCTTCCGATCTCCATCCCAATACCTCAAAATAAACGTTACCTAAAGTATGCTTAATTGGattcagtttttattttattttcatgtccattattttttatttttagcattttaagatgaaaaataaaaatttatgagtaaaaatagtaaaaatcaaACTTTACTATTCATTTACAACATCCTGACAAAGCAGAACATGTaggaaatcaaaataaaaattaataaaactactttttttttttttacaaaattctaaagtaaatagcaaatataaaatttacaataaaacCTCAAAACATGCACTAAAGAGTTTAGTCAAATAAACATAATAAAGAATTATTGATGACAAAatgattttgaattaaattaaagttgatgagtTTTGCTAATGATATATGATTATTATACCTTAGATAATTGGTTGATGCAGGTCCATAAGGGCCTTCAACAGATACATCAATGTGATCAATTGTAGGTGTTGAGAGCATTTGGTACAATTTTTTGGACCAAGTTCCTTCACTCTTAATAACAACACTAAGCTTTTCTGGCTCCAATTTGCTACTTGAAGTAATGGTGAATGGATGCCATTGTAGCTTTGATATGCTTCGTATATTTATGAACATAACACTTGTGGGAGTGTAACTTAACTCTGccaaaaaaggaaaataataataacacacTACATTAATTTTGAATGTACTAAATTATTTAGGTGGATACTATCATAAAGATTTTACTATTGTCTTTATATAAAGATGCTTCTCACTACAAGAGAACCAGGAAATAACAGCGGTTCCTGGAGTGATTTGCGGCAGTTTCCGACCGCCGCGAAACGGGATTCCAGCGGTTTGTTAAGCATCGCCTATTAGGGGGTGGTTATATGATTTTGCGGCGCTTCTCAGGAACCAAGATCTTTTTATCATTAAATGATGAATTGTATGGTTTGATTTTAATATGTTACAAAAGAcaaaagtgttatttttttaaagtgtgactaaataaataaaatacacttttaacacaaaaatcttcataaaaagatatttttagcatcttcatttgagtagttcTCAATTATTTAAGTACTAGCGAGATactttggaaaaaaaaagaaataataaaaaagataaattgcatttgatattaatattagagatgtaacatagaattcaaagataagataaaaaatttgtctCTCTTTTATCTTCACATTTTAGAAggacaacaaataaataaaatttgtatgTTTGGAACAAACTCTATTGTATATTTATcttcaattttaaatatattctaatatttttttatttgcattagcactattaattttttataattatattttttattttatttttttaataaaataaaaaatgaaaataagttaaactttttattatttattctattttatattcaatttatcatcaaataaaatataaaatactaatttttatgtttatatcTTTTATGTTCTGTATTATTTGTTCTGAAAACCAAACAGAGTTGAAGTGTCTTAAGGAAGCTATGTACCAAACTAAACAGAATGGTAATTAAGGATGTTGATGACTATGTTAATTAGTTACTTACCAAGGGTTTTAGAGAAGTTGAGTTCTATGGTATCACAAGGCAAGACACGAGCAGAAACCAAATGAACATGGGTTCTTGACTGAAGAAACCTTAGGAAACGATCAACCATGAAGATGTAGAAACCAGGGAGCATGATGCTTGCATAGGAAATTCCAACATGGAAGATGAAGAAGAGCATGAAGAATATGTAGAGGTAGTGAGCATAGAAGAAAAGCTCAAAGAATTTTCTTCTAATGCCAGGAATTGTTGCAATCCATAGGATCAAACCACATACCAATGAAATCTCTCCGGCCACATTTGATATCCCAATTTTCTCCCATTTCACCatctatgaaaaaaaaaaaatcactcaaTTTGATAGAACAAAAAGAATAATTATTATAGAGATTCGAGATAGACTATACAATATGTTTTTCGtcaattatcaattatattaTGTGTACATTGAAAATTTTGtccaatttatttaatttttgcctTGTTTAATTTCCACCACATACAAACACTAGTCTACTCTTTCTCTCTGATCATAATTTATGAAGCAgagactttttttttaatttattgtattTATGTATTAGACGTATTTTGGATACAATACTCATTAACATTCATCTAATACGTGTCTTCTGTGTCCAactatatcttaataaaaaataaaattttttttccaaatatgTTTGGACACATCTAAATACCATCTTGTATCAGCATGTCCAactttattcttaacatatatttttgaaatgaatttagaaatagtatatattattaattattaaaacaaaaaaattaaatactttatataattaaaaaaataatttatattttaatatcaataaaataccaaaatatcattataatttatctaaaaaatactttatatatatatatatatcgtattCTCatgtcttataaaaattttaaatttgtgtgtCAGCGTGTTATGTGTCATATCGTATCGTGTCAGTGTCCATGTTCGTACATCATAATTCATAACTAATTGTCTTTTAAAGTTAATTCATTTTTCCCAACAAATATGGTcaatttagattttaaatttagtaTTAGCTCACTTTTTTAatctaagtttaattattttacaaatttttattattttattaaatttttaagttagattcttataattttaaaaagctaTAATTGAGTTCTCTATTGGATAAATAATTATCCATATGCAAATGAATGAGAGTATATAATTGTTAAATTAACCTGAGAAATTTGGTTGGTGGCAGCCCAAAAAATGATGTAGGAAACGCCATGGGCTGTGAAGAAAGTGAGAACCAAATGTCCAAGCCATATATGGTATTTAATGCAACTCTCAGAGGTGAGGCCAAGAAGTGGAAGCACGGGGGAGGCACGTGACACAGGAAAGAACAAGAATGCCAAGCATATGTTACCAACCAAACCCAATATTAGTCCTGCGTCCTCCAGTTTCAATTCCCATCTGCCAACACATCAAGAATCACCACCACATTAAATAAGATGGAAGTTCGTGCAGGTTAAAATAGTGTGATCATAGACTAAGTTATAGTCATAATTTTTATTCGTGACcataaaataaattattgtcACAATTAAAAACCGTGGTCTAAAGtattagataaaaaatattataattgtaACTAAAAAAATTGTAATCATAGATTAAAAAACTATAATCATAAATTTATGACCacatcaaaaaaaataaaaaataatgaccaTAAATTTATAGTCACGCTTTTTACtactatagtcacggttttaaactcttatcagaaataaaaaaatactgtagtaaataaaaaagattagtttattttataagtaatcattaatcatttttctttcttcatcttgGTTTAATCGAActgaatatttttaattgaacAGAATATATGATATATTTCAATATTTAAGTTTGaattttcacatgaaaataattctaaatccaaaaaatatatatgttttgaaaataagtttatcatgaaattaaagaaataattttcttttcttttttttttttaaaatagaatgtGACTGTTGTTATGAACCTATGAATTTGTTGTCTttgcaatttttttatattttgcctTAAGAGAAAACATTAACACAGGGTTTGGaccaaataaaacaaaattcacaaagaccaaaactaataataataataacaaccaaatttcagagaaataaaaagatatttagaccttttatatttaatgtaaaaataacaataatggtaGAAAATAATGAATGAAAATTCTTACAGTTTTACACCAAATTGTGCTGCTGATTTTTGTGTGATTAGAGCAAAGAAGTTGTGCAAGTAAGAAGCAAAGGACCAAAGTAGGAGTCCAATAAACATTAACAACATTGCTACCTCTGTTCCAGAAACAATTCCAAGAGGCCCTTTTACAATAAATGGACGCTTCCATATTGTTTCCTTACCTCCTTTATCATCATTCCTATTGTCACATCtgatggtaaaataaataataaataagtcataaaaaaaaaaaactaatcattaaaaatataattaaaggaAAAGTTTCAGGGCAACAACTTTTAAAAAGTTGGTCAGcatttaaccatcaaaagaaaattgaatgatcATACACTATTGGAtttaatctcacactattaaaaatattattgatgaccaattaataattacaaaacacaaaaattgttgCCCCTAACACTCCTCgtaattaaatactaaattcttATCTTATATAGTGAAACTAATTTTTTACTCTTTAGCATGTTcattatattaaaagaaaaaagaaaaaagaaaaaagatagagATGAGCAAGTAAAAGATTTAAGTGAatttatttagataaataatGATTATTACCTATCCATGTTGGAATCATTTGCTTTTTTGACTATATGGAGGTAGATACACCCAAGAGAAGCTATGAACAATACTGGAAAAGTATAAATCAAAAGTGTTGTACCtgcaaaattatatgtaaataacACCATGCACATGGTGAAAATGCAAACAAATTATATATTCAAgagtgaaataataataataataataataataataaaatcttatcCCATATGCATTAGGTGGGATTGATCgactaataataataaggtttaaTTGGTCCGTTAGTTCCtgtaattttaccaaattttcaattatgtccttatactttttttttctttcaattgggtTCTTACAccgcttttaattttgtaattacatcattttcatgttaaaaatgttaaaattaacataatatttttaccaaaatacatggatcaaagatttaattaagtttttaattataaatactttcaatttgtaaaaaaatatttagttaactctaatattttttacactagcTAGGAAGGACTTAATTATAAAACTAAAGCAGTGTAGAGactcaattgaaaggaaaaaaagtataggaatctaattaaaaatttggtgaaagtATAAGAACTAACAGAGTAATtagatctaataataataataataataataaaacaaagtGTTATCCCACTAGGTGGgatcgaataataataataataataataataataataataataataataataataataataataataataaaattacccTGTGAACCAAAATAGGTTGAGGTAGTTGTCTTTGCTCTGAGATGAGGTAGCCATGTTTGTCTGAAAGTACTTGTAGGCATCATTATCCAAATGAAAATCCAACCAAGAAGAACAACCAGCACCACCAGCCTTATTGCATATAGAATCATGTCATATTTTACTTGAGATGGTGACCTTTTCAGTATTTCTTGATctcccatttttctttttttttttttcccttttttatttatttatttttttgttttaaatatatatatatgttaactcAAGAATGTAAGATATGTAATGTATGTTTCTTTGGGGAAAAGATGAGTCTCTCTAATGAGGAGAATCTGAGTGAAAGTTCAAGTGTATATATAGTACAAGAATTaaggttataataataatataatggaATGAACAATAAGTACAAATTAAACTATAGGAATTAATTGGATTGggacagcagaagaaaaaaaaataaaaaataaaaaataaaataaaataaaaaagaaaaaagaagcatgGTTCATGTGTCCCATGAAACAGTGTCTGGAATATGATATAGAAATTTAGAAATTATCAATGTTGCATCATTGTATCATGCACAAACCATGCATGCATGTGGATCAAAGAGTTGACAATCTTGGATTTGATTATATTTAGAACTAAAtaatttctttctatatttttgtaaACTAAAATAActgtaattgatttttaatttttatgtcacCTCCAAATAGGATAAGAAAATTAAGTTGGTGAAACTATTGTGGTTGATAAGTTAAGA is drawn from Arachis hypogaea cultivar Tifrunner chromosome 12, arahy.Tifrunner.gnm2.J5K5, whole genome shotgun sequence and contains these coding sequences:
- the LOC112726301 gene encoding ferric reduction oxidase 2 yields the protein MGDQEILKRSPSQVKYDMILYAIRLVVLVVLLGWIFIWIMMPTSTFRQTWLPHLRAKTTTSTYFGSQGTTLLIYTFPVLFIASLGCIYLHIVKKANDSNMDRCDNRNDDKGGKETIWKRPFIVKGPLGIVSGTEVAMLLMFIGLLLWSFASYLHNFFALITQKSAAQFGVKLWELKLEDAGLILGLVGNICLAFLFFPVSRASPVLPLLGLTSESCIKYHIWLGHLVLTFFTAHGVSYIIFWAATNQISQMVKWEKIGISNVAGEISLVCGLILWIATIPGIRRKFFELFFYAHYLYIFFMLFFIFHVGISYASIMLPGFYIFMVDRFLRFLQSRTHVHLVSARVLPCDTIELNFSKTLELSYTPTSVMFINIRSISKLQWHPFTITSSSKLEPEKLSVVIKSEGTWSKKLYQMLSTPTIDHIDVSVEGPYGPASTNYLRHDSLVMVSGGSGITPFISIIRDLIYLSTTFKYKTPKILLICAFKNTSSLSMLDLILPISGTPFEISNLELQIEAYITRDKEFKSNTLINLQTKWFKPNPNDAPIYAILGPNNWLWFGAIISSSFIIFLILIGIITRYYIFPKDHNTNGIFSYSLKALINMLVMCVSIAIVASVGVLWNKKLSAKKGNNQVQHLEGLSPTVSPSSVVYYNNNGGNHNVELESLPSQLIAQATNVHYGERPDLRKILFEIKGSSVGVFASGPKKMRQEVAAICSTGLTENLHFESISFSW